Proteins encoded in a region of the Gemmatimonadaceae bacterium genome:
- a CDS encoding multiheme c-type cytochrome — MKHRCRSAAVVSLILVAVCAAVVFARRYRPPPVRASNAVGDATCLSCHREKASFEETAHRLTSQLPSRAAIEGSFSAGENVLQTANPQLHYRMDSMARGYYETAVSGRAPDTTSQTARIDIVTGVRKGQSYLYWQGDQLYQLPVSSWRGIGWINSPGYRDGVANFDRPIAPRCVECHATRLEPVADARRTNRYRLTSTMLGIGCETCHGAGRMHAARERSPLRVVPTAVLSSAIINPARFSRGQRLDACALCHAGLGTLKTPAFSFLPGQRLEQHLDLPMPTFGGTPDVHGNQLELLIRSRCFQKSQMTCATCHNVHETQRDVASLSGRCLSCHTVQSCGLYPERGNALVGRCVDCHMPLEPSNVIISSHNGQREQPLVRTHWIRVYPRTIGR; from the coding sequence ATGAAGCACCGCTGCCGCAGCGCGGCCGTCGTCTCCCTGATCCTCGTCGCTGTCTGCGCAGCCGTCGTGTTCGCGCGGCGGTATCGACCGCCACCGGTTCGCGCGTCGAACGCTGTCGGCGATGCGACCTGTCTCTCCTGCCATCGCGAGAAGGCGAGCTTCGAGGAAACCGCGCATCGTCTGACCTCACAGCTTCCGTCGCGGGCCGCGATCGAGGGCAGCTTCAGCGCCGGCGAGAACGTGCTCCAGACCGCGAATCCGCAATTGCACTACCGCATGGATTCGATGGCGCGCGGCTACTACGAGACCGCCGTGTCAGGGCGCGCGCCAGATACCACGAGCCAGACGGCGCGCATCGACATCGTCACCGGCGTGCGCAAAGGGCAGTCGTACCTCTACTGGCAGGGCGACCAGCTGTATCAGCTTCCCGTCTCGTCCTGGCGCGGGATCGGCTGGATCAACAGCCCGGGATATCGAGATGGCGTGGCCAACTTCGATCGGCCCATCGCGCCGCGCTGCGTGGAGTGCCACGCGACGCGACTCGAGCCGGTCGCCGATGCGCGACGCACGAATCGCTATCGCCTAACGAGCACGATGCTGGGCATCGGCTGCGAGACCTGTCACGGCGCGGGCCGAATGCACGCGGCGCGCGAGCGTTCGCCACTGCGTGTCGTGCCGACGGCGGTGCTGTCGTCCGCGATCATCAATCCGGCGCGCTTTTCTCGCGGCCAGCGGCTGGACGCCTGCGCCCTGTGCCACGCCGGACTTGGAACGCTCAAGACGCCGGCGTTCTCTTTCCTGCCCGGGCAACGACTCGAGCAACACCTCGATCTGCCCATGCCGACATTCGGCGGCACGCCCGACGTTCACGGCAATCAGCTCGAGCTGCTCATCCGGAGCCGTTGCTTCCAGAAGTCGCAGATGACCTGCGCCACCTGCCACAACGTGCATGAGACCCAGCGCGACGTCGCATCCCTTTCGGGGCGTTGCCTCAGCTGCCACACCGTCCAGAGCTGCGGCCTCTACCCGGAGCGCGGCAACGCCCTCGTTGGACGATGCGTCGACTGCCACATGCCGCTCGAGCCATCGAACGTGATCATCTCCAGCCACAACGGCCAGCGGGAACAACCGCTTGTGCGAACGCATTGGATCAGGGTCTATCCGCGGACCATAGGCCGCTGA
- a CDS encoding serine hydrolase: protein MNCLAALGLVAQLLRPDTGLTHGIATADSVIQAAVGHTIPGAVLVVSHNGQLVHEGAFGWAQLNDFEGHHLPNPRPMHTSTLFDLASVTKVMATTMAVMMLASEGRIDVDAPVYRYLPDFRGVHLDSITVRHLLTHSAGLVQWQPLYYHASNEHQTYDVIRQMPLEWGVGEARHYSDLGFMLLGYIVERVTAQPLDRYVAEALYQPLGLRSTTFLPKQHGFSDFAATEQGNGYEHHMVFDSTFGYRYRGDPTAWNGWREYVLNGEADDGNSWYANGGVAGDAGLFSTASALRVLIDLLLAHGRANGRQYIRPEVIDRFLTRDRYQNFLGWMSPNELPPGSFSHTGFTGTYVLGVPKYGLSIVLLTNRQNLGTDARGYFPDVGPLQAAVARAIVAGAEPDSRRVPGDLLRRGDRVRVLAPAAGVPWPAEARLDSLSDDTVFLRRMSEPPSMRLLARVAIPTASVARLEVPYSGKSRWDHARVGALVGLGAYLLAATAWIVHEEATCTGPECFGEGFAWIGLVDGVPTSAAIGAGIGFVLPVRHWREIRILRPQ, encoded by the coding sequence ATGAATTGCCTCGCCGCACTCGGACTCGTCGCCCAACTCCTTCGGCCAGACACGGGCCTCACGCACGGCATCGCGACGGCCGACTCCGTGATCCAGGCTGCAGTCGGCCACACGATTCCCGGCGCCGTGCTCGTCGTCTCTCACAATGGCCAACTCGTTCACGAAGGGGCCTTCGGCTGGGCTCAGTTGAACGACTTCGAAGGGCATCACCTGCCGAATCCCAGGCCGATGCACACGTCGACGCTCTTCGACCTCGCGTCCGTGACGAAAGTGATGGCGACGACGATGGCGGTGATGATGCTCGCGAGCGAAGGCCGGATCGACGTCGACGCGCCCGTCTATCGCTATCTTCCCGACTTCCGCGGCGTGCACCTCGACAGCATCACCGTTAGGCACCTCTTGACGCACTCGGCCGGCCTGGTGCAATGGCAACCGCTCTACTATCACGCGTCCAACGAGCACCAGACGTATGATGTCATCCGCCAGATGCCCCTCGAGTGGGGCGTCGGCGAGGCGCGCCACTACAGCGACCTTGGATTCATGCTCCTCGGCTACATCGTCGAGCGTGTCACGGCTCAGCCACTGGATCGGTACGTTGCCGAGGCACTGTACCAACCGCTTGGGCTGCGATCGACGACATTCCTGCCGAAGCAACACGGCTTCTCCGACTTTGCGGCGACGGAGCAGGGAAATGGCTACGAGCACCACATGGTGTTCGACTCCACGTTTGGCTATCGCTATCGCGGCGATCCAACGGCGTGGAACGGGTGGCGTGAGTATGTGCTCAACGGCGAGGCCGACGACGGCAACTCGTGGTACGCGAATGGCGGCGTCGCTGGGGACGCAGGCCTGTTCTCGACGGCCAGCGCGTTACGCGTACTGATCGACCTATTGCTCGCGCATGGGCGTGCGAATGGCCGGCAATACATCCGGCCGGAGGTCATCGACCGTTTTCTAACCCGTGATCGGTATCAGAACTTTCTGGGATGGATGTCACCTAACGAGTTGCCGCCTGGGAGCTTCAGCCATACGGGCTTCACGGGGACGTACGTGCTTGGCGTGCCGAAATATGGTCTCTCGATCGTCCTGCTCACCAATCGTCAGAACCTGGGAACGGACGCGCGCGGCTACTTCCCGGACGTTGGTCCGCTGCAAGCCGCTGTTGCGCGCGCCATCGTCGCGGGTGCAGAACCGGATAGCCGGCGGGTGCCGGGCGACCTCCTGCGACGCGGCGACAGAGTGCGCGTGCTCGCGCCGGCGGCCGGTGTACCCTGGCCCGCCGAGGCGAGGCTCGATTCGCTCAGCGATGACACCGTTTTTCTCCGGCGCATGAGCGAGCCACCGTCGATGCGTCTGCTGGCACGAGTAGCCATACCAACGGCGAGCGTGGCGCGGCTCGAGGTGCCGTACAGCGGGAAGTCGCGATGGGATCACGCGAGAGTCGGCGCGCTCGTGGGATTGGGAGCGTACCTCCTTGCCGCCACGGCGTGGATCGTTCACGAGGAGGCCACGTGCACGGGACCGGAGTGTTTCGGCGAGGGATTCGCATGGATCGGGTTGGTCGATGGTGTGCCAACATCAGCGGCGATCGGCGCGGGCATTGGATTCGTCTTACCCGTTAGGCACTGGCGTGAGATCAGGATTTTGAGGCCACAATGA